One window of Nicotiana tomentosiformis chromosome 11, ASM39032v3, whole genome shotgun sequence genomic DNA carries:
- the LOC138901293 gene encoding uncharacterized protein, producing MDGKGCGLTSFFELDTSYDQARSTLSDKVVDIEKLESFLKAKEHLDLVLTKKEEKVEKLSFTSQSLKEAKEKVKQLRSLRDAAKKEVKEIESRVSSTEEEYYRCSDIFLASGDDLADVEMKKQHLETTLKDLVNYKLCLY from the coding sequence ATGGATGGAAAAGGATGTGGATTGACGTCTTTCTTTGAGCTTGACACTTCATATGACCAGGCACGATCAACTCTTTCTGATAAGGTTGTGGACATTGAAAAATTGGAGTCATTTTTAAAAGCCAAGGAACATCTTGACCTTGTCTTGACTAAAAAGGAGGAGAAGGTCGAGAAACTGTCTTTCACCAGTCAATCTCTCAAAGAGGCCAAGGAGAAGGTGAAACAATTAAGATCTCTCCGAGATGCGGCCAAGAAAGAGGTTAAAGAGATTGAATCTAGAGTCTCATCTACTGAAGAGGAGTACTATAGATGTTCTGATATTTTCTTGGCATCTGGTGATGACTTGGCCGATGTGGAGATGAAAAAACAACACTTAGAGACCACCCTTAAAGATTTGGTCAATTACAAGTTGTGTTTATATTAG